From Elephas maximus indicus isolate mEleMax1 chromosome 25, mEleMax1 primary haplotype, whole genome shotgun sequence, the proteins below share one genomic window:
- the OSER1 gene encoding oxidative stress-responsive serine-rich protein 1, which yields MKSEAKDGEEESLQTAFKKLRVDASGSIVSLSVGEGTSVRTSVRTTTDDAKPKTTCASKDSWHGSTRKSSRGAVRTQRRRRSKSPVLHPPKFIHCSTIAAASSNQLKHKSQTDSPDGSSGLGISAPKEFNAGECAASPPDANHPGAVIGPLRTSVPGLPSQSEKEDPSDATQVSQASLKANDLSDFQSVSKLNQGKPCACVGKECQCKRWYDMEVYSFSGLQNVPPLAPERRSTLEDYSQSLHTRTLSGSPRSCSEQARVYVDDVTIEDLSGYMEYYLYIPKKMSHMAEMMYT from the exons ATGAAATCTGAAGCCAAGGACGGGGAGGAGGAGAGTCTACAAACTGCTTTCAAGAAGTTAAGAGTGGATGCATCAGG GTCCATAGTGTCTCTGTCTGTTGGAGAAGGTACAAGTGTTagaacatcagtcagaacaactaCAGATGATGCCAAACCCAAAACCACGTGTGCGTCTAAAGACAGCTGGCACGG gtCTACAAGGAAGTCTTCACGAGGAGCAGTAAGAACCCAGCGTCGCCGACGTTCTAAGTCTCCTGTCCTTCATCCCCCAAAGTTTATACATTGCAGTACAATAGCTGCTGCTTCCAGCAACCAGCTAAAGCACAAAAGCCAGACTGACTCCCCTGATGGCAGCAGTGGGCTGGGAATTTCAGCCCCTAAAGAGTTCAATGCAGGAGAGTGTGCTGCTTCTCCTCCTGATGCTAATCACCCAGGGGCAGTCATTGGGCCTTTGAGAACTTCGGTTCCAGGGCTCCCATCACAGAGTGAAAAGGAAGACCCCTCTGATGCTACCCAAGTCTCCCAAGCAAGTCTCAAGGCCAATGATCTCTCTGACTTTCAATCCGTTTCCAAGTTAAACCAGGGCAAGCCATGTGCATGCGTAGGCAAGGAGTGCCAGTGTAAGAGATGGTATGATATGGAAGTGTACTCCTTTTCAGGCCTGCAGAATGTCCCGCCCTTGGCCCCAGAACGAAGATCCACGCTTGAGGACTATTCTCAATCGCTCCACACCAGAACTCTGTCTGGCTCTCCCCGTTCCTGTTCTGAGCAAGCTCGAGTCTATGTGGATGATGTGACCATTGAGGACCTGTCAGGCTACATGGAATATTACTTATATATTCCCAAGAAAATGTCCCACATGGCCGAAATGATGTACACTTGA